Proteins encoded by one window of Archaeoglobus veneficus SNP6:
- a CDS encoding peroxiredoxin, with the protein MEKAVDFEAETQLGKIKIGELKKWVVLYFYPKDNTPGCTKEAKSFNELLDEFEKLNAAVIGVSTQSVESHKKFAEKLGLRFPLVADVNKKISSSYGVLKENGKTAKRTTFLIDPEMNIVKVWKNVKVDGHAEDVLKTLKDILS; encoded by the coding sequence ATGGAGAAGGCTGTAGATTTTGAAGCCGAAACTCAGCTCGGAAAGATTAAGATAGGCGAGCTGAAGAAATGGGTTGTTCTCTATTTCTACCCTAAAGACAACACCCCGGGATGCACAAAGGAGGCTAAGAGCTTTAACGAGCTGCTTGATGAATTTGAAAAGCTAAATGCGGCAGTCATAGGTGTGTCAACACAGAGCGTCGAATCCCACAAAAAATTTGCAGAGAAGCTTGGGCTTCGCTTCCCTCTAGTAGCAGATGTGAATAAGAAAATCTCCTCTTCCTATGGGGTTCTGAAGGAAAATGGGAAGACTGCAAAGCGCACAACCTTTCTTATCGATCCAGAAATGAACATTGTGAAAGTGTGGAAGAACGTGAAGGTCGACGGGCACGCGGAAGATGTTCTTAAAACACTCAAAGATATTCTTTCCTAA
- a CDS encoding energy-coupling factor ABC transporter permease, with protein sequence MHIPDGFLDMNIAAIFYVLSAVVVGYSAYRAKKELDESKAPLLGMVAAAIFAAQMLNWPIPGGTSAHFVGGALAGILLGPYAGCLAMTAVLVVQCLVFGDGGITALGANVWNMAVINVFVGYYIYRAISNKSVASFIAGWLGITLAAIFAGIEIGISTSFAYGLATTVPVMGMWHALLGIIEGIITAGVVSYIATTRPDLVEVGA encoded by the coding sequence ATGCACATCCCCGACGGTTTCCTTGATATGAACATTGCAGCCATCTTCTACGTTCTCTCAGCCGTGGTTGTGGGCTATTCCGCGTACAGGGCGAAGAAGGAACTTGATGAGAGTAAAGCTCCTCTGCTCGGGATGGTGGCTGCGGCAATCTTTGCTGCTCAGATGCTGAACTGGCCCATCCCCGGAGGTACTTCAGCACACTTCGTTGGAGGTGCTCTTGCAGGCATCCTGTTAGGCCCCTACGCCGGTTGCCTTGCGATGACTGCTGTGCTCGTTGTGCAGTGCCTCGTTTTTGGTGATGGTGGGATAACGGCTTTGGGAGCAAACGTCTGGAACATGGCCGTTATCAACGTCTTCGTTGGCTACTATATCTACAGAGCGATTTCGAACAAGAGCGTCGCATCTTTCATTGCGGGATGGCTCGGTATAACTCTCGCAGCCATCTTTGCGGGAATCGAAATAGGAATCTCTACCTCTTTCGCCTATGGCCTTGCAACAACTGTGCCGGTAATGGGCATGTGGCACGCACTGCTCGGAATCATAGAGGGTATAATCACCGCCGGAGTTGTCAGCTATATTGCCACAACGCGCCCTGACTTGGTGGAGGTGGGAGCTTGA
- a CDS encoding class I SAM-dependent methyltransferase has translation MKAVRVPKEKAEEIRRLAERSGAKDKNRLVVCRGEYVEIPIYDGFEDLFTGYEIIEQQNPVFAKSKDLFEILSRKIPEDLHEYIPRRYKIIGDIILIKITDELRDYRQLIGKTLLQIHPHCRAVWQDYGKKGMLRRPRVELIAGDGSETIHRENGCLFKLDVTKVMFSPGNQAERMRMARIVEDGEVVVDMFAGIGYFSIPMSVHSRPKKVYSIEINPDSYGFLLENIRLNQVSRIVPILGDSMYVTPEGIADRVVMGHINCHEFIPVAIRALKGEGTIHYHEAVPEAVINRPVERIKKAAEREGKEVKILKFRKVKNYSPGVIHVVVDAYVY, from the coding sequence ATGAAGGCAGTAAGGGTGCCAAAGGAGAAGGCCGAGGAGATCAGAAGGCTCGCAGAGAGAAGTGGAGCGAAGGACAAGAACAGGCTCGTCGTTTGCAGAGGGGAGTATGTGGAAATACCAATATACGACGGATTTGAAGACCTCTTTACTGGTTATGAGATTATCGAGCAGCAAAATCCTGTTTTTGCGAAAAGTAAAGACCTCTTCGAGATTTTGAGCAGGAAGATTCCCGAAGACCTCCACGAGTACATTCCGAGAAGGTACAAGATTATCGGAGACATAATCCTCATCAAGATAACAGATGAACTCAGAGATTACAGACAGTTGATAGGAAAGACGCTCCTCCAAATCCACCCCCACTGCAGGGCTGTATGGCAGGATTACGGCAAGAAAGGTATGCTCAGAAGGCCGAGGGTTGAGCTTATTGCCGGCGATGGGAGTGAAACCATACACAGAGAGAATGGCTGCCTGTTCAAGCTCGACGTAACGAAGGTGATGTTCAGTCCCGGAAATCAGGCGGAAAGGATGAGGATGGCAAGAATCGTTGAAGACGGCGAGGTCGTTGTCGACATGTTTGCTGGCATCGGCTACTTCTCCATCCCGATGTCTGTCCATTCAAGACCGAAGAAGGTCTACTCCATCGAAATAAACCCCGATTCATACGGATTCCTCCTTGAAAACATCAGGCTCAATCAAGTTAGCAGAATAGTCCCGATTCTCGGCGACTCCATGTACGTGACTCCTGAAGGGATTGCGGACAGAGTTGTTATGGGGCACATCAACTGCCACGAGTTCATACCGGTTGCGATCAGAGCGTTAAAAGGTGAGGGAACAATACACTACCACGAGGCCGTGCCGGAAGCAGTAATCAACAGACCTGTTGAGAGAATAAAGAAGGCTGCAGAGAGGGAAGGAAAGGAAGTGAAGATTCTGAAATTCAGGAAGGTAAAGAACTACTCGCCAGGAGTTATTCACGTTGTTGTTGACGCTTACGTTTACTGA
- a CDS encoding dihydroorotate dehydrogenase, translated as MLEVELCGLKMKNPLMLASGIMGSHVSSLIRISRHAGAVVAKSVGTEPREGYRNPVVVNYAHGLINAVGLSSPGVRAFAEELEKFRAEGRSPLVVSLFASTSEEFASLTPHFPMADAFELNLSCPHAENVGMAVGSDPELVKEIVAEVKRSTEKPVFAKLSPNVLDVVEIGKAAEEGGVDAVVAVNTVKGMSIDIVSRKPKLSNISGGVSGEAIKPIALKCVWDLYKELDVPVIGVGGITTWKDVVEFILAGATAVQIGSALFYSHRIFYSLVESLKAYTRSTGESLVELVGKAHTG; from the coding sequence ATGCTCGAAGTTGAGCTCTGCGGTTTAAAGATGAAGAACCCGCTGATGCTTGCAAGCGGGATTATGGGCAGTCATGTGTCCTCACTCATAAGAATTTCGAGGCACGCTGGAGCGGTTGTTGCAAAGTCCGTTGGAACGGAGCCGAGAGAGGGCTACAGGAACCCCGTTGTAGTTAACTATGCCCACGGTCTTATAAACGCTGTAGGGCTTTCTTCTCCCGGAGTCAGGGCTTTTGCAGAAGAACTCGAGAAGTTCAGGGCCGAAGGTAGGTCGCCTCTTGTTGTAAGTCTCTTCGCCTCAACATCAGAGGAGTTTGCATCCCTCACTCCTCATTTCCCCATGGCCGATGCTTTCGAGCTCAACCTGAGCTGTCCTCATGCCGAAAACGTTGGCATGGCGGTCGGAAGCGATCCAGAACTCGTTAAAGAGATCGTTGCAGAAGTTAAGCGCTCAACAGAAAAGCCAGTCTTTGCAAAGCTATCTCCAAACGTACTCGATGTTGTTGAAATAGGAAAAGCTGCAGAAGAGGGTGGAGTAGATGCGGTCGTTGCAGTAAACACAGTGAAAGGAATGAGCATCGACATAGTCAGCAGAAAGCCAAAGCTCAGCAATATAAGTGGTGGAGTGAGTGGGGAAGCGATAAAACCTATTGCCTTAAAGTGTGTCTGGGATTTATACAAGGAACTGGATGTTCCCGTAATTGGTGTTGGAGGCATTACAACATGGAAAGACGTTGTTGAATTCATCCTTGCAGGAGCTACGGCAGTTCAAATAGGCTCGGCATTGTTCTACAGCCACCGTATTTTCTACAGCCTCGTTGAGAGTCTGAAAGCATACACCCGCTCAACAGGCGAGAGTCTTGTAGAACTCGTTGGTAAGGCGCATACGGGGTGA
- a CDS encoding energy-coupling factor ABC transporter ATP-binding protein, whose amino-acid sequence MKAVVARNVSYAYPDGSRGVEGVTIDIDEGERVALLGPNGGGKTTFLLLLAGLIKPKAGHIEIFGHPASDRDFMRRNVGIIFQNPDDFLFNPTVMDELLYTPAQLDVPEEEARKLAMEFAEKFGLVNVLHKPPFRLSGGEKKKVALACVLMLKPRLLLLDEPTANVDGKARREILRFISDYEGTLITATHELWLVPEVADRVIILNRTVMADGGLDLLEDDDLLERSGIA is encoded by the coding sequence ATGAAGGCAGTGGTTGCGAGAAACGTCAGCTATGCTTACCCGGACGGCAGTCGGGGTGTTGAGGGGGTCACCATAGATATTGATGAAGGTGAGAGAGTCGCCCTTCTTGGCCCGAACGGTGGGGGCAAAACGACGTTTTTACTCCTCCTCGCCGGACTGATAAAGCCAAAAGCCGGCCACATAGAAATTTTTGGGCACCCTGCCAGCGATAGAGATTTTATGCGGAGAAACGTCGGCATAATATTCCAGAACCCTGACGACTTCCTTTTCAATCCCACCGTCATGGACGAACTGCTCTACACTCCCGCCCAGCTCGATGTACCAGAAGAGGAAGCGAGAAAGCTCGCGATGGAATTTGCAGAGAAATTTGGACTGGTAAACGTCCTCCACAAGCCCCCCTTCAGGCTGAGTGGTGGAGAGAAGAAAAAAGTGGCTCTTGCATGCGTTCTGATGCTCAAACCAAGGCTACTCCTGCTCGACGAGCCGACAGCAAACGTCGATGGAAAAGCGAGAAGAGAGATTCTGCGTTTTATATCCGACTACGAGGGTACACTGATAACCGCAACCCATGAACTGTGGCTGGTGCCCGAGGTGGCAGATAGAGTGATCATTCTGAACAGAACTGTTATGGCCGATGGCGGGCTTGATTTACTGGAGGACGACGACTTGCTTGAGAGGAGTGGCATAGCATAG
- a CDS encoding 60S ribosomal export protein NMD3: MCGKESSSTICASCYIERNEIVWLDDIIRLTTCPRCGFFRIGGRWKSVGYDEALTDALYSSLRVHPDFEVSDVEVGKEGGKYIVHISGSLWGEGVEVSKTFEARVTREICQRCSREAGGYYESIVQVRADGRDIEEEEFRAVREIIEAVLDKERENMKAFISKIVERKEGIDYYIGDRNIGRKISRRIAEELGGAITESKKISGRKDGRDVYRFTYSVRLPAYRKGDIVEQDGRLAVVTNPRLGKSVSIESGETINLKKPKLVARSSDVVKSVVINVDAAAIEVLHPVTHEVVTAVRPKASFRPGDEVYTFEYEGRVYVIPEELMRV, from the coding sequence GTGTGTGGAAAAGAGAGCAGCTCGACGATCTGCGCAAGTTGCTATATTGAGAGAAACGAGATTGTATGGTTAGATGACATTATCAGACTAACCACATGTCCAAGATGCGGATTCTTCAGAATTGGCGGCAGATGGAAGAGCGTTGGCTATGATGAAGCTCTGACTGATGCGCTTTACTCATCCCTCCGCGTTCATCCGGATTTCGAAGTTAGTGATGTCGAAGTCGGAAAGGAGGGCGGAAAGTACATCGTTCACATCTCAGGCAGCCTCTGGGGCGAAGGCGTCGAGGTGAGCAAAACCTTTGAGGCCAGGGTTACGCGCGAAATCTGCCAGAGGTGTAGCAGGGAAGCGGGAGGTTACTACGAGTCGATAGTACAGGTTAGAGCTGACGGAAGAGATATCGAGGAAGAGGAGTTCAGGGCAGTGAGAGAAATTATTGAGGCTGTGCTGGACAAAGAGCGGGAGAACATGAAAGCCTTCATAAGCAAGATTGTAGAAAGGAAGGAGGGCATAGACTACTACATTGGGGACAGAAATATTGGGAGAAAGATATCAAGAAGGATTGCTGAGGAGCTTGGCGGAGCTATTACGGAGAGTAAGAAAATCTCCGGCAGGAAGGATGGAAGGGACGTGTACAGGTTCACATATTCCGTAAGGCTCCCTGCCTACAGAAAGGGAGACATCGTCGAGCAAGATGGCAGGCTCGCAGTGGTGACGAATCCGAGGCTTGGAAAGAGTGTGTCGATAGAGAGCGGTGAGACCATCAACCTCAAAAAGCCGAAACTCGTTGCAAGGAGCAGCGATGTTGTGAAAAGCGTAGTAATAAACGTTGACGCTGCAGCGATAGAAGTCCTACATCCCGTAACGCACGAGGTCGTTACAGCAGTCAGACCGAAGGCAAGCTTCAGGCCGGGAGACGAAGTTTACACGTTCGAGTACGAAGGCAGAGTTTACGTAATTCCCGAAGAGCTTATGCGAGTATGA
- a CDS encoding metal-dependent hydrolase, translated as MRHTTHILFSIFIIVVIYELIPPLKSIVPFTYAIAIAPIGALFPDLDHPRSYISRGNWEFLSLAICKTTPHRGWTHSLVGATLFTASLVIFLWYFKASISYALIFFIGYMTHLLSDSLNPTGVNWFWPKRKKYKIDLVRTGSEGEERLQTLLIFGIAGLLVYDVLYNASSLLK; from the coding sequence ATGAGGCACACAACTCATATACTGTTTTCTATTTTTATAATAGTGGTAATTTATGAATTGATTCCTCCTTTAAAGTCCATTGTACCCTTCACTTACGCAATTGCTATTGCGCCCATTGGAGCTTTATTCCCGGATTTAGATCATCCCAGGTCGTACATAAGTCGAGGGAATTGGGAGTTTCTTTCTCTTGCTATTTGTAAGACGACACCGCACAGGGGTTGGACTCATAGCCTTGTAGGCGCCACTTTGTTTACTGCAAGTTTAGTAATTTTTCTTTGGTATTTTAAAGCGAGTATTTCTTATGCTCTCATCTTCTTCATTGGGTATATGACTCATTTACTAAGCGATAGCTTGAATCCTACAGGAGTAAACTGGTTCTGGCCTAAACGCAAGAAGTATAAGATCGATCTGGTTAGAACGGGGTCTGAAGGGGAGGAAAGACTTCAGACACTGCTCATTTTCGGAATTGCAGGATTACTCGTTTACGATGTGCTATACAACGCAAGCAGTTTGCTTAAGTAA
- a CDS encoding dihydroorotate dehydrogenase electron transfer subunit, whose amino-acid sequence MYCVRVEKVVKHSKDVATIVFDGILPSYPGQFVMLNLFGYEEIPLSLSSPRSVTVKAVGETTRALVDISPGALVGIKGPMGNPFTPAEGKALLVAGGIGIAPLLYLHDYLIAEGVEVHVFYGARNADEIVCLERLKSYEVATDDGSAGFHGNVVELAATKDLSSYRKIYACGPEPMLKALYKLLNERELLNRAEFSLERYMKCGIGVCGSCVLENGLRVCVEGPVFSAAKLEW is encoded by the coding sequence ATGTACTGTGTCAGGGTTGAAAAAGTTGTAAAGCACAGCAAAGACGTTGCAACAATAGTATTTGACGGCATTTTACCATCATATCCTGGCCAGTTTGTCATGCTCAATCTCTTCGGCTACGAGGAGATTCCCCTGAGTCTTTCCTCCCCTCGTTCTGTAACCGTTAAAGCTGTCGGAGAGACCACAAGAGCCCTCGTCGATATATCTCCGGGAGCCCTTGTAGGTATCAAGGGACCAATGGGTAACCCCTTCACACCTGCAGAAGGCAAAGCTTTGCTCGTAGCCGGGGGAATTGGAATCGCTCCGCTCCTCTACCTTCATGATTATCTAATTGCCGAGGGTGTGGAAGTGCACGTGTTCTACGGAGCGAGAAACGCCGACGAAATCGTATGCCTTGAAAGGCTGAAGAGCTACGAAGTTGCCACAGACGACGGCAGCGCCGGATTTCACGGTAACGTCGTAGAGCTTGCTGCCACGAAAGACCTTAGCAGCTACAGAAAGATCTATGCATGCGGCCCGGAACCCATGCTTAAAGCTTTGTACAAACTGTTGAATGAGAGAGAACTGCTGAACAGGGCGGAATTCTCTCTTGAAAGATATATGAAGTGTGGAATTGGTGTTTGCGGCTCATGCGTGCTCGAAAATGGGCTAAGGGTTTGCGTTGAAGGGCCCGTGTTCAGTGCTGCGAAGCTTGAGTGGTAA
- a CDS encoding tRNA uridine(34) 5-carboxymethylaminomethyl modification radical SAM/GNAT enzyme Elp3: protein MDTRAASKSSEYTKACIEIADAILELEPRCKEEIAKIKKEISRKYRLPALPADPDILSAFRERFGECNELVQLKSLLRLKPVRTISGVAVVSVMTSPAPCPHGKCVPCPGGVEIGTPQSYIGLEPAAQRGRQHGYNAFKQVSARLKELSEIGHDVDKVEIIVMGGTFPAREKDYRDRFILDIFNALNCFDSRAKPESDLEKAKRKNEKAKARCVGLTIETRPDFSKREHILEMLRYGATKVELGVQSVYDDVLNLIRRGHSVADTIEATKLLKDSAFKVGYHVMPGLPGSDFDRDVEMFKELFSNESFKPDYLKIYPTLVVEGTELYEWWKAGEYRPYTTEEVVELIARAKRYLPEWVRVQRIQRDIPVNRAIGLEKGNIRQLVHEKLKEYGYECRCIRCREVGHRLRKLGVKLSSDEIERQADLVVRKYKASKGVEYFISYELPDYDALVGFIRLRFPHEPFVDVLRDTALVRELHVYGKTVPIGGRDTEAFQHRGFGEKLLREAEEIAKQEYDRIAVISGVGVRDYYRRLGYRKRFEYMVKKL, encoded by the coding sequence GTGGATACCAGAGCAGCGAGCAAATCCAGCGAATACACAAAGGCTTGCATCGAGATAGCTGATGCTATCCTCGAACTCGAACCCAGATGTAAAGAAGAGATCGCGAAAATCAAGAAGGAAATCAGCAGGAAGTACAGGCTGCCTGCATTACCAGCAGATCCCGACATCCTCTCTGCGTTCAGGGAGAGATTTGGTGAATGCAATGAACTCGTTCAGCTAAAGTCACTTCTCCGTCTCAAGCCTGTAAGGACGATAAGTGGAGTCGCTGTAGTCTCCGTAATGACCTCTCCCGCCCCCTGCCCCCACGGTAAATGTGTTCCATGCCCCGGAGGGGTTGAAATAGGCACACCTCAGAGTTATATTGGCTTGGAACCTGCTGCGCAGCGTGGCAGGCAGCATGGCTACAACGCGTTTAAGCAGGTGAGCGCAAGGCTGAAAGAGCTCTCTGAAATCGGACACGACGTTGATAAAGTAGAGATAATAGTCATGGGCGGTACCTTCCCCGCAAGGGAGAAGGACTACAGAGACAGGTTCATACTCGACATTTTCAACGCCCTGAACTGCTTTGACAGCCGTGCAAAGCCTGAAAGTGACCTGGAGAAGGCGAAGAGGAAGAACGAAAAAGCCAAAGCGAGGTGCGTAGGCCTAACAATAGAGACCCGTCCCGATTTCTCGAAGCGAGAACACATTTTGGAGATGCTCCGCTATGGGGCAACGAAAGTCGAGCTCGGTGTTCAGAGTGTTTACGACGACGTACTCAATTTGATCAGGAGAGGTCATAGTGTTGCCGACACAATCGAAGCCACGAAACTGCTTAAAGATTCAGCCTTCAAAGTGGGCTACCACGTCATGCCGGGACTGCCGGGTAGCGACTTCGATAGAGACGTTGAGATGTTCAAAGAGCTCTTCTCAAACGAGAGCTTCAAGCCCGACTACCTCAAAATCTATCCAACGCTCGTTGTTGAAGGAACAGAACTCTACGAGTGGTGGAAAGCCGGTGAATACAGGCCTTACACTACCGAGGAAGTTGTCGAGCTCATAGCCAGAGCAAAGCGCTATCTGCCAGAGTGGGTGAGGGTGCAGAGAATCCAGCGCGATATTCCCGTCAATCGTGCAATAGGTCTCGAAAAAGGCAACATAAGGCAGCTTGTACATGAAAAGCTGAAGGAGTACGGCTACGAGTGCAGATGCATTCGCTGCCGGGAAGTGGGGCACAGGCTGAGAAAGCTCGGAGTTAAACTTTCAAGCGACGAAATAGAAAGACAGGCAGATCTCGTTGTGAGGAAGTACAAAGCATCGAAAGGTGTAGAGTACTTCATATCCTACGAGCTGCCCGATTACGATGCACTCGTCGGGTTCATAAGGCTGAGGTTTCCACATGAGCCGTTCGTAGACGTGCTTAGGGATACTGCTCTTGTTAGAGAGCTGCATGTCTACGGAAAGACAGTTCCAATTGGAGGCAGGGATACTGAAGCTTTCCAGCACCGTGGCTTTGGAGAAAAGCTGCTCAGAGAGGCTGAGGAAATCGCAAAGCAGGAGTACGACAGGATAGCAGTTATAAGTGGCGTTGGTGTCAGAGACTACTACAGAAGGCTCGGGTACAGAAAGAGGTTCGAGTACATGGTTAAAAAGCTGTAG
- a CDS encoding SIMPL domain-containing protein, with translation METGKKFLLAAVLALVLAIVAVSGSQSIATSQNFNKTISVTGTGVVKAEPDEAHVAISVVTEAKNASKAAELNAERMNAVFKEIMSVVGEEAIKTRSYSIEPIYEWVEESDGIIKKQRSEIVGYRVSNTVEVTCNPSKAGSVIDAAVRGGANRIVSIYFQLSEERRSELYKEALKKAVRSASEKVEAVAEEMSVDSYYPVRISIGDVYYPSVVPYPVKAEVMEAVPTPIAPSEVEVRASVHIVYAFA, from the coding sequence ATGGAGACCGGAAAGAAGTTCCTGCTCGCGGCAGTATTGGCGCTCGTTCTGGCTATTGTAGCAGTGTCCGGCTCACAGTCTATAGCGACGAGTCAGAACTTCAACAAAACCATTAGTGTTACCGGAACGGGAGTTGTGAAAGCCGAGCCAGACGAAGCTCACGTAGCCATTTCCGTTGTAACCGAGGCAAAAAACGCCAGCAAGGCAGCGGAGCTGAATGCAGAAAGGATGAACGCAGTTTTTAAGGAGATAATGTCAGTCGTGGGAGAAGAGGCGATAAAAACGAGATCTTACTCCATCGAACCCATCTACGAGTGGGTTGAGGAAAGCGACGGGATCATAAAAAAGCAGAGAAGCGAGATAGTCGGCTACAGAGTTTCGAATACGGTTGAAGTTACGTGCAATCCTTCAAAGGCTGGAAGTGTCATTGATGCTGCCGTACGGGGTGGGGCGAACAGGATAGTGTCCATTTACTTCCAGCTTTCCGAGGAGAGAAGGAGCGAGCTATACAAAGAGGCTCTGAAGAAGGCCGTAAGAAGTGCGAGTGAAAAAGTTGAAGCAGTAGCGGAAGAAATGAGTGTGGATAGCTACTACCCCGTCAGGATATCAATTGGAGATGTCTACTATCCATCCGTCGTACCGTATCCGGTAAAGGCGGAGGTGATGGAGGCTGTTCCCACTCCCATAGCCCCATCAGAGGTTGAAGTTAGGGCGAGCGTGCACATTGTATATGCATTCGCCTGA
- a CDS encoding C2H2-type zinc finger protein has protein sequence MPECPHCGKWFRSNKGLKQHITKVHTVDTPVGRVFDPSTLDPIGAMERRAKRAKRRKW, from the coding sequence ATGCCTGAATGCCCTCATTGCGGGAAGTGGTTTAGGAGCAATAAGGGCTTAAAGCAGCATATAACAAAAGTTCATACCGTGGATACCCCTGTAGGAAGAGTGTTTGACCCAAGCACACTTGACCCGATCGGGGCGATGGAAAGAAGAGCTAAGAGGGCTAAACGCAGAAAGTGGTAA
- a CDS encoding winged helix-turn-helix domain-containing protein, whose product MDLARERVVQAEQDLNGTRVSILKALNGRKYTVSELSRVLGLSKPTILYHVRILENAGYVRRIDDGRKWVYYELTNSGRSVLRWRKVKMLLPVAAGATALIATATMAITRLGVQKRSYTVEKYVPRETVPEVGTPKAMGADYTWLLIVGLLCVATIVLLAIYLAIRKRRREKNIF is encoded by the coding sequence GTGGACTTGGCGCGCGAGCGAGTGGTGCAGGCAGAGCAGGACCTTAATGGAACGAGGGTATCTATTCTCAAAGCCCTGAACGGGAGGAAGTACACAGTTTCCGAACTATCGAGGGTTCTCGGTTTGTCAAAGCCAACAATTCTTTACCACGTGCGAATTCTCGAAAACGCTGGATACGTTAGAAGAATCGATGATGGCAGAAAGTGGGTTTACTACGAACTCACGAATTCGGGCAGATCCGTTCTGAGATGGAGAAAGGTAAAGATGCTACTGCCTGTAGCTGCCGGTGCCACGGCTTTGATTGCTACCGCAACCATGGCTATTACGCGATTAGGGGTACAGAAGAGATCCTACACTGTAGAGAAGTACGTTCCAAGAGAAACAGTCCCAGAAGTCGGTACTCCAAAGGCCATGGGTGCCGACTATACTTGGTTACTCATCGTCGGATTGCTCTGTGTTGCTACCATAGTCCTGCTTGCTATCTATCTTGCAATAAGAAAGAGGAGACGTGAGAAAAACATTTTTTAA
- a CDS encoding PDGLE domain-containing protein, producing the protein MKKVYIAIAVMVALSPLFAYAAELVGYSEPLENAAEMIGLEEHPIYSGVLPDYTVPGLDSYSGTLIAGIVGTVITLGVGYGLGAVLRKS; encoded by the coding sequence TTGAAGAAAGTCTACATCGCCATTGCAGTAATGGTTGCGCTATCCCCTCTCTTCGCCTATGCTGCTGAACTCGTTGGCTATAGTGAACCCCTTGAAAACGCTGCTGAGATGATAGGGCTGGAAGAACACCCGATTTACTCAGGCGTGCTGCCCGACTACACGGTTCCGGGTCTTGATTCATACTCTGGAACACTGATAGCAGGAATTGTTGGAACAGTGATAACACTCGGAGTTGGTTACGGACTCGGAGCGGTGCTGAGGAAGAGCTAA
- a CDS encoding energy-coupling factor transporter transmembrane component T family protein, whose amino-acid sequence MHDVIERTAKEAASYFQNFFSWEVAGGGFLGGDARIKLPCLFLLVYASVSTFELKRLLVLLAVLFLLLVTSRIRLKLYFSRVWMIPAFSVLVLSPFLLSDPVYVFVFALRVFLAVSFLTLFMLTTPYSDTIAAMRSFKLPEIITSTVSLTLRYIHLMFAELYRMLLARDARQIKHPDFVDTWRKGGELLGSFFIRAYERGERVYLASVARGYSGKTKVYGKKFKPTIADVVLVAITAAVLI is encoded by the coding sequence ATGCACGACGTAATAGAAAGGACTGCAAAAGAGGCAGCAAGTTACTTTCAGAATTTTTTTAGCTGGGAGGTTGCTGGAGGAGGCTTTCTTGGTGGAGATGCCCGGATAAAACTCCCGTGCCTTTTTTTACTTGTATACGCATCTGTCTCAACGTTTGAACTGAAGAGGCTGCTCGTTCTTCTTGCTGTATTGTTTCTGCTCCTCGTAACGTCGAGAATTCGACTGAAGCTTTACTTTTCAAGGGTCTGGATGATTCCTGCCTTCTCGGTTCTCGTTCTCTCACCGTTTCTACTGTCTGATCCTGTTTACGTGTTCGTTTTTGCCCTGAGGGTTTTTCTCGCAGTCTCTTTCCTTACGCTGTTCATGCTCACAACACCATACAGCGATACGATTGCAGCGATGCGCTCTTTCAAGCTGCCCGAGATAATCACGTCCACGGTATCGCTAACGCTGCGCTACATCCACCTGATGTTCGCCGAGCTTTATAGAATGCTCCTTGCAAGGGATGCAAGGCAGATAAAACATCCCGACTTCGTTGATACGTGGAGGAAGGGTGGCGAGCTCCTTGGCTCATTCTTCATAAGGGCCTACGAGAGAGGCGAGAGAGTTTATCTTGCATCTGTGGCGAGGGGTTACAGCGGGAAAACGAAGGTTTACGGGAAGAAATTTAAGCCGACGATTGCAGACGTTGTGCTGGTTGCTATCACGGCAGCGGTGTTGATATGA